From the Brachyhypopomus gauderio isolate BG-103 unplaced genomic scaffold, BGAUD_0.2 sc102, whole genome shotgun sequence genome, one window contains:
- the stard4 gene encoding stAR-related lipid transfer protein 4 isoform X2 — protein MGSVSEVNGLKSSLEETLISYHNLGENEWRLAKKAKDVTVWRKPSTEFSGFLYKAQGLVKENPNRIVDYIRPGPYRLNWDSLMTSMDIVKTFDKVCCVLYRCAVLYRCVMWCSTGVLRDALQVCCVMRYMTAGQLWNIIAPREFVDFSYTTEFQDGLLSCGVSVSHDEHRHSCVRGFNHPCGWFCVPVEGGGDSAPQSLLTGYIQTDLRGMIPQSAVDTAMASSLVNFYSDLRGALKT, from the exons ATGGGGAGTGTGTCGGAGGTGAATGGTTTGAAATCCAGTCTGGAGGAGACCCTGATATCGTACCACAACCTCGGGGAGAATGAGTGGAGGCTGGCGAAGAAGGCG aAAGATGTTACAGTTTGGAGAAAACCATCAACTGAATTCAGTGGCTTCCT GTATAAAGCTCAGGGACTTGTTAAGGAGAATCCCAACAGAATAGTGGATTATATTCGACCAGGACCATATCGTTTGAACTGGGACAGTCTGATGACTTCAATGGACATTGTAAAAACATTTGATAAG gtgtgttgtgttctcTACAGGTGTGCTGTGCTCTACAGGTGTGTTATGTGGTGCTCTACAGGTGTGTTGCGTGATGCtctacag gtgtgttgtgtgatgCGTTACATGACTGCAGGACAGCTATGGAACATCATCGCTCCGCGGGAGTTTGTCGATTTCTCCTACACAACAGAGTTTCAGGACGGCCTGCTGTCCTGTG GTGTAAGTGTGAGCCATGATGAGCACAGACACAGCTGTGTGAGGGGCTTCAACCATCCGTGCGGCTGGTTCTGTGTGCCTGTGGAAGGGGGAGGAGACAGCGCCCCCCAGAGTCTGCTGACCGGCTACATCCAGACAGATCTGAGGGGGATGATCCCACAGTCAGCTGTGGACACCGC
- the stard4 gene encoding stAR-related lipid transfer protein 4 isoform X1 — MGSVSEVNGLKSSLEETLISYHNLGENEWRLAKKAKDVTVWRKPSTEFSGFLYKAQGLVKENPNRIVDYIRPGPYRLNWDSLMTSMDIVKTFDKVCCVMLYRCVVWCFTGVLCCALQVCCVLYRCAVLYRCVMWCSTGVLRDALQVCCVMRYMTAGQLWNIIAPREFVDFSYTTEFQDGLLSCGVSVSHDEHRHSCVRGFNHPCGWFCVPVEGGGDSAPQSLLTGYIQTDLRGMIPQSAVDTAMASSLVNFYSDLRGALKT; from the exons ATGGGGAGTGTGTCGGAGGTGAATGGTTTGAAATCCAGTCTGGAGGAGACCCTGATATCGTACCACAACCTCGGGGAGAATGAGTGGAGGCTGGCGAAGAAGGCG aAAGATGTTACAGTTTGGAGAAAACCATCAACTGAATTCAGTGGCTTCCT GTATAAAGCTCAGGGACTTGTTAAGGAGAATCCCAACAGAATAGTGGATTATATTCGACCAGGACCATATCGTTTGAACTGGGACAGTCTGATGACTTCAATGGACATTGTAAAAACATTTGATAAG gtgtgttgtgtgatgctctacaggtgtgttgtgtggtgcttcacaggtgtgttgtgttgtgctctacaggtgtgttgtgttctcTACAGGTGTGCTGTGCTCTACAGGTGTGTTATGTGGTGCTCTACAGGTGTGTTGCGTGATGCtctacag gtgtgttgtgtgatgCGTTACATGACTGCAGGACAGCTATGGAACATCATCGCTCCGCGGGAGTTTGTCGATTTCTCCTACACAACAGAGTTTCAGGACGGCCTGCTGTCCTGTG GTGTAAGTGTGAGCCATGATGAGCACAGACACAGCTGTGTGAGGGGCTTCAACCATCCGTGCGGCTGGTTCTGTGTGCCTGTGGAAGGGGGAGGAGACAGCGCCCCCCAGAGTCTGCTGACCGGCTACATCCAGACAGATCTGAGGGGGATGATCCCACAGTCAGCTGTGGACACCGC
- the stard4 gene encoding stAR-related lipid transfer protein 4 isoform X3 codes for MGSVSEVNGLKSSLEETLISYHNLGENEWRLAKKAKDVTVWRKPSTEFSGFLYKAQGLVKENPNRIVDYIRPGPYRLNWDSLMTSMDIVKTFDKVCCVMRYMTAGQLWNIIAPREFVDFSYTTEFQDGLLSCGVSVSHDEHRHSCVRGFNHPCGWFCVPVEGGGDSAPQSLLTGYIQTDLRGMIPQSAVDTAMASSLVNFYSDLRGALKT; via the exons ATGGGGAGTGTGTCGGAGGTGAATGGTTTGAAATCCAGTCTGGAGGAGACCCTGATATCGTACCACAACCTCGGGGAGAATGAGTGGAGGCTGGCGAAGAAGGCG aAAGATGTTACAGTTTGGAGAAAACCATCAACTGAATTCAGTGGCTTCCT GTATAAAGCTCAGGGACTTGTTAAGGAGAATCCCAACAGAATAGTGGATTATATTCGACCAGGACCATATCGTTTGAACTGGGACAGTCTGATGACTTCAATGGACATTGTAAAAACATTTGATAAG gtgtgttgtgtgatgCGTTACATGACTGCAGGACAGCTATGGAACATCATCGCTCCGCGGGAGTTTGTCGATTTCTCCTACACAACAGAGTTTCAGGACGGCCTGCTGTCCTGTG GTGTAAGTGTGAGCCATGATGAGCACAGACACAGCTGTGTGAGGGGCTTCAACCATCCGTGCGGCTGGTTCTGTGTGCCTGTGGAAGGGGGAGGAGACAGCGCCCCCCAGAGTCTGCTGACCGGCTACATCCAGACAGATCTGAGGGGGATGATCCCACAGTCAGCTGTGGACACCGC
- the dtwd2 gene encoding tRNA-uridine aminocarboxypropyltransferase 2 has translation MTEPAPVRGASHGDAAAPPGEEDRGGFADLSELPVEVSERRPTCLRCHRPQKVCLCPFLPVDPLDVSTCLYIVQHPAEESRVLRTVPLLAACLPKGKCKVLVGRRFNEERYPELAAVCKDRHTLILYPGSDAENLEELDKDFTTTPHNVIIIDGTWSQAKDMFLRNSLFRLPKQVQLNSATSSQYVIRTQPTNMCLSTLECAAVTLSIMERNQAIPEVLLRPLQALCSFQLQHGAQVHHSKEQLLKTGLYDKPMPRNKRKIKRMQKLITNQNI, from the exons ATGACCGAACCCGCACCCGTGCGCGGTGCCTCTCACGGAGACGCTGCCGCCCCCCCAGGGGAGGAAGACCGCGGGGGGTTTGCTGACCTGTCCGAGCTGCCCGTGGAAGTTAGCGAGAGGCGACCCACGTGTCTACGGTGCCA cCGCCCACAGAAGGTGTGTCTGTGTCCGTTCCTGCCTGTTGACCCACTGGACGTGTCTACGTGCTTGTACATTGTACAGCATCCTGCAGAG GAGAGTCGGGTGCTCCGCACCGTTCCCCTCCTTGCTGCCTGCTTGCCTAAAGGAAAATGTAAAGTCCTGGTTGGAAGAAGATTTAACGAAGAGAG GTACCCTGAGCTAGCTGCCGTGTGCAAAGACCGACACACGCTCATTCTGTATCCTGGATCTGACGCTGAAAACCTAGAAGAGTTGGACAAGGACTTCACCACGACTCCACACAATGTCATTATCATAGATGGCACCTGGAGCCAGGCTAAGGACATGTTCCTCAGAAACTCTCTCTTCCGTTTACCTAAGCAG GTGCAGCTAAACAGCGCCACCTCCAGTCAGTATGTGATACGTACTCAGCCCACCAACATGTGCCTGTCCACGTTAGAATGTGCTGCTGTCACGTTATCCATCATGGAGAGGAACCAAGCCATCCCAGAG gTTCTTCTGAGACCCCTGCAGGCTCTCTGCTCCTTCCAGCTGCAGCACGGCGCACAGGTGCACCACAGCAAAGAGCAGCTGCTGAAAACGGGTCTGTACGACAAGCCCATGCCCAGAAACAAACGTAAGATCAAGAGGATGCAGAAACTCATCACCAATCAAAACATCTGA